Genomic window (Macaca thibetana thibetana isolate TM-01 chromosome 6, ASM2454274v1, whole genome shotgun sequence):
TGGTGGGTCCAGCGGCCCCCGGCCGTCCGCACGAGCCACTCGTGCTCTGACGGCTCCAGGGGCACGGCGGACGGCGGCGGCGCGGCGGGCACCTCCTCGGCGTCGGGGCTCAGCAGACGCGGGCCGGCGCGCGACAGGCGCCTCAGGTGCGGGGAGCGGCCCGGGCCCAGGCCGAGGCCCAGACCGGACTCTTCCACCGACAGCCGCCTCAGCAGCAGAGGGGAGCTCCGCGGGCTCGGCTCCTCCGACAGCTGCCGGCGCAGGCCCTGCTCCTCCGCCCGGATGCGGAGCGTGGCGGCGGCCGGGACGCAGCGCACGGGCAGCATACAGGGTTTCTGCTGCGACGGCCCTTTCGCTGCCCCGGGCCCGGGCTCCGGGTCTGGCGGATCAGAGCAGGGCGAGGCCGCCTCAGAAGAGGCCCTAGGCGGTGGGGCCGCGTCTGCGGAGGGTCCCTCGGGGGCCTGGGCTAGCTCGAGGGCTGGAAGCGGTGGGTCGGCGGACCGCTCCCCGGCCGGCCCCCGCGGAGTGTCCTGTGTCTCTGTTAGCGAACCCGGGTCCCCCGGCGGCTCCACCGGCCTCGGCACCGGGACCAAGGGCGGAGCTCCCGGGGCAGAGGCGTCGCCTGGCAAGACCACAGTGGGCTTCGACGGCTGGGCCGCTGCCCCCTGGGGGCCGAAGGGCGCGGGCTCGGGCTCTGGGGGCCGCGGCTTTTTCCTCAGCACCACGAACTTGACACCGTCGAGCTCCTTCACTACCGCCACGTTGTTGACGAACTGCTTAAAGCGGTCCCTGCGGGCGGCGCGGCCCCGCGGGTCGCCCGCATCGAGCAGTGGCTTGAAGCGGCTCAACAGCTCAGAGTTGCGCACCTTCCCGCCGTGCTCCTGCAGGAAGCCCAGCACCGCTGCCTGGCTCACCCCGGCGGccgcagcggcggcggcggcggccagGGCCATGGTGGGGCCCTGGGTTCCTGGCTGTCGGGGCGGGTGGGCGCCGCGTCGCCGCGGGACGCACGGGAGCGGGGTTCCGGTAGGCGCGGCCGCGCTCACCTGGTGCCTTCCCCGCGGCTGGCCGGGCGTGTCCCCGAAGCTGGACCTTGGTCGCGCCGGTGCCACCGGGCCGGGGCGTCTCGGGGCGAAGGGCGCCAGGGACCGCGGGGAGCGCCCACCCCCAGCACCCTGCCGGGCCCCGGCCTTTGGGGTAGGTTTCTGCCTTTGCGTTCTGTCCAATGGGCGCCGGGTTCCATTCCCCGTGCCGCGCTCGCCTTACAGGTGACAGCTGCCCCCGCGATGCAGAGGGAACTGGAGCAGAAATTCCCGCCGCCCCCCTCCCGCCCCGGAATTAAAGGCGCAGCGCTCCAGCTCTGGTCCCGGTTGCTAGGTGGGTGTGTTCCCTAGGGACGCCGCGGTCCGCCAAGGAGGAAtggatttttattcctttaataaacatttaaccACTGCAAAACACCGAGTGATGATTTCAgagcaatccttttttttttttttttaaaggtcgtCAATAccgctccatttttttttttaattgcgtTTCATGCAGGAAAACGGCTTCATGCGATTTACGGCAAAACCAATTCACTCTGTGCGACAATGCACGTTACTCCAGGTTTAGAGAGACGTTTTCAAAATCAATTTTCTCATGGTAACATAATACATTTTCACGTAGGATTTGGGGTATAAAACCACAGGAAACATAAACATAacaggaaaatataaagaaggaaaaaatatcacCTGAAATTAccattaacattttgaaatatccTTTCCCTGTCTcccatatgtgcatgtatatttatgctttaaaataagaaagcaatgCGGAGTCATGCTATGTTTTTAAACCTTCATTTGTTCCACAGATAGGTATTGAGCACATAGTTTGTGCCaggacttttttgtgtgtgtgctaagATGCATCAGTTAGCAAGACAGATTTAAACACCTGTGACCTAGTGGGGATCTTACGTTGGAGGAGAACAGAAGCATATGGTGAATTCGAAAACTATACGATATGCTAaataaatgctatgaaaaaaGCACAGCGGGGTAAAATGGATGAGAGGCAGGTTGCAGTTTTGGTCTGGGCAGTCAGGATAGTACTCATTGTGAAAGTGACATttaagcaaagacttgaaggagatCAGGGAGTTCTGTAGATGGGGAAGAGGTTTCTAGTTGAGGGAACTGCCTGGCAGAGGTAGAATCAGTTCCTTAATTAaaaatgcaggctgggcatgatggctcacacctctaatcccagcacttttgtaggctgaggtgggcggatgacctgaggtcaggagttcgagaccagcctggccatcatggtgaaatccgtctctacttaaatatacaaaaattagctggtcgtgttggcacacgcctgtaattccagctactccggaggctgaggcaggtgaatcacttgaacccaggaggtggaggttgcaatgagctgagatcgcactactgcactccagcctggttgacaagagcaaaccctgtctcataaataaataaataataaataaatgcagtactacaaatatatataaccaGAAGCAGCATATTGTAGTAGCTAAGAAAACAAAGACTCTGGAGTCAACATTCCACACTTGAATTCTGGCTCTACCTTGGGCAATGGcttgacttctctgtgcctcaactttcttgtctgtaaaggaatGATGAAAATCGTACTTACCTGCTCAGATGGTTGAAAGgattaagtgagaaaataaacaCGAAAGACTTAGCGTAATGCTTGGCTTACAGTAATAACTCGAATTATTAGTAGTAATATAGTCACTACTATTAGtattactgaaaaagaaaagagaagactaaAATGTGAAGGGTCCCCTTTCCCCAATCCAGTCCCCAGGGGACATTTCTGAATTCAGCCCTATCCCCAAGATGCAAACAATTTAAACATGCTCCCTTCACTTTATATTGTGAGCATTCCCTCCAATGACAATAGCTAGTCTTCAAAAACATACAACTTTTAATGATAGCATCAAATAAATGTAGTATtatactttgttttcttattcttcattgttcatattgtttctagtttttaattctTATAAATGATGCTGTTGATATACAAGACTTTGTGCACCTTTCTGGGTAATTCCTTAGGATAGCCTCCGAGGAGTAGAATTAGTAGGGCATGCACCTTCATGCCcaacaccatcacacccagctaatttttaatttttattttgcccaagtttgtctcaaactcctggcctcaagtgagccttccacctcagcctccaaagattacaggtgtgagtcactccATCTAGCCTTGCCCCCCctaccctttttcttttctctcttttgagatggagtttcacttttgttgcccaaactggagtgcaatggcgcaatctcggctcactgcaacctccgcctcccaggttcaagcgattctcctgcctcagcctcccaagtaactgggattacaggcacgtgccaccacacccagctaattttttatttttagtagagatggagttttgccatgttgaccaggctggtatcaaactcctgacctcatgtgatccacccaccttggcctcccaagatgttgggattataggcgtgagccactgtgcctggcctaccttACCCATTCTTTAAACCCACCTCAAGGCCCACCCCTGTAAAGCCTTCTGCCTCAGGTGTATCATGCTCTACGTTCCtcaataatttatttcagcaaatatCTATTGGATATCTTTGGGTGCAAGGCTGTAAGCCAGATACTCTGGGAAGAAGACACAACCTCCCTTTGAAGAGCTTACTGCTTAgtggagaagagaaaaacattaaatacaaCTAATTATGTGACATAGCCAAATGAAATGAACGCTCCAGGTACTTACCAGAGCaagtggaggggtgggggtgaaggggtggggaagggtggggaagagggaggtCTGGAGCATCTCCAAGAGGCAGGCTATGAGAACAGGATAGGTGAAAGCTTGAAAGTGGgattgtgggccgggcgcagtggctcatgcccgtaatcccagcactttgggaggccaaagtggttggatcatgaggtcaggagattgagaccattctggctaacacggtgaaactcggtctctactaaaaatacaaaaaaattagccaggcgtggtggcgggcacctgtaggcctagctacttgggaggctgaggcaggagaatggtgtgaacccaggaggcggagcttgcagtaagccaagatagtgccactgcactctagactgggcaacaaaaaagaaagtgggaCTGTGAAGGCTGAATTCTGGGTAAGGAGTATCCAGTGTGTTTGAAGTTGAGGGTGTGTGCCAG
Coding sequences:
- the SOWAHA gene encoding ankyrin repeat domain-containing protein SOWAHA, which codes for MALAAAAAAAAAGVSQAAVLGFLQEHGGKVRNSELLSRFKPLLDAGDPRGRAARRDRFKQFVNNVAVVKELDGVKFVVLRKKPRPPEPEPAPFGPQGAAAQPSKPTVVLPGDASAPGAPPLVPVPRPVEPPGDPGSLTETQDTPRGPAGERSADPPLPALELAQAPEGPSADAAPPPRASSEAASPCSDPPDPEPGPGAAKGPSQQKPCMLPVRCVPAAATLRIRAEEQGLRRQLSEEPSPRSSPLLLRRLSVEESGLGLGLGPGRSPHLRRLSRAGPRLLSPDAEEVPAAPPPSAVPLEPSEHEWLVRTAGGRWTHQLHGLLLRDRGLAAKRDFMSGFTALHWAAKSGDGEMALQLVEVARRSGAPVDVNARSHGGYTPLHLAALHGHEDAAVLLVVRLGAQVNVRDHSGRRAYHYLRPGSSYALRRLLGDPGLRSTTEPDATGGGSGSLAARRPVQVAATILSSTTSAFLGVLADDLMLQDLARGLKKSSSFSKFLSASPMAPRKKTKIRGGLPAFSEISRRPTPGPLAGLVPSLPPTT